The DNA sequence CTGATCTTCCAAAAATTGATTCGTTAGGACTTTGGCTATTTCTTCGTCATAAATCATGGCATTAACTTCAAAATTGGTTTCAAGGCTCCTGAAGTCCAGGTTTGCTGTTCCGACCGAAGAGAAAACACCATCAGAAACAATAACTTTGCTGTGCGTGAACCCTGCTTTGTAGAAATAAACTTTCACACCAGCTTCAAGTAACTCTTCAACATACGAATTTGTTCCCCATTTGGGAGTTATGGCATCCGATAAACCCGGTACAATAATCCGCACATCAATACCTCCCAAAGCCGAAGTTTTCAGAGCCGTAACAATATCATCAGTTGGCATCAGGTAAGGAGTAGAAATATACACATAATCGGTAGCCGAAGAAATAGCAACAAAATAAGCCTGGCTAATGCTTTCCCAATCCGAGTCCGGGCCACTGGCCGTCATCTGAACCAATTTTCCATTCCCCGATGCAAACGGCTTAAAGTAATCCTCACCTTTCAAAATCTCTTTCGAAACGAAATACCAGTCGGCCATAAAAATAATTTGAAGAGCTGTAGCGCCGCCACCTTTCACTTTTAGGTGCGTGTCGCGCCATGGGCCGATTCCCGGAACTCCATCCTGATAACGATCGGCAAAATTCAAACCTCCAACAAAAGCCGTTTCACCATCGACCACCAAAATTTTACGATGATTGCGGTAATTAACTCTGGAAGTCAGCATCGGGAAACGAACCTTCATAAAACAATCGACCTTGACTCCAGCATCCGACATCGACCTGATGAACTTCTTTTTCAGTTCCCAACTGCCCACATCGTCAAATATCAACCGGACTTCAATGCCTTCCTGAGCTTTCCTAATCAGAAGCTCTCTGAGATAATTCCCGATTCGGTCATTTTCAATAATATAATATTCAAGGTGAATGTGATGCTTCGCTTCCTCCATCGTGCGGAATATCTCCGGAAAGGTTTCTGCTCCATTGTGCAAAATCTGAACTTCGTTGTTGTTGGTCAAAATGGCGTTTGAATTGGAAAGCAACAAATTCATGAGCCTCTTTTTTGAATATAGCTTTTCGCTGATTTGAAAATGATTCTCCGGAAGGTTATCAAGTTGTTCCAAAGTTAAGTTCCGAAGTCTTTCAAGGTGTTTTAACCCCTTGCGCGAATACATTTTGGTTTTTCGATATTCCTGACCAAAAAACAAATAAATCACAATTCCAATAAACGGTAACAAAACCAAAACCAAAATCCAACTAATCGTTTTCTGAGGGTTTCGATTTTCTAAAATAATAAGAATAGCGGTAAAGACAACCGTTAGGAAATAAAGGATTGTAACCAAACTTGGCAATGATTTCCAAATATCGAGCAAAAAAGCCATCGGTTTTCTCTGAATTGTTTATTGCGACTAAATGTCATTAAAAAACGACATAAAAACAAGTGAAATTTGCAGCATCTTATACAATCGTCTCGAATCAAGAATTAACGTTGACATCGCAATACCCTTTAGCTTGAAATGCTGATCATTCCGTTCTGTATATAATAGATAACACAACAAGAAAGCATAAAATTCAGATAATCAAACGTGAACAATTAAATACCCTTCATGTTTAAATGTCGATGAAAACCAGAATCTATTCAATCTTTTTCCTTGGGGTGCTGATCTTGTATGTTTTGAGACCAGTTATGCCTTTCATTGAATACGCACTGAACAAGGATTATATTGCCAAAAATCTTTGCATCAACCGCGACAAACCCAAAAGTTGTTGCCAGGGGAGATGCCACTTAAAAAAGCAACTCGCCAAGAGCGATGAATCAAGCGATACAGCCAAAAGCGAATCGTCGCAAAAACAGCA is a window from the Aquipluma nitroreducens genome containing:
- the cls gene encoding cardiolipin synthase, yielding MAFLLDIWKSLPSLVTILYFLTVVFTAILIILENRNPQKTISWILVLVLLPFIGIVIYLFFGQEYRKTKMYSRKGLKHLERLRNLTLEQLDNLPENHFQISEKLYSKKRLMNLLLSNSNAILTNNNEVQILHNGAETFPEIFRTMEEAKHHIHLEYYIIENDRIGNYLRELLIRKAQEGIEVRLIFDDVGSWELKKKFIRSMSDAGVKVDCFMKVRFPMLTSRVNYRNHRKILVVDGETAFVGGLNFADRYQDGVPGIGPWRDTHLKVKGGGATALQIIFMADWYFVSKEILKGEDYFKPFASGNGKLVQMTASGPDSDWESISQAYFVAISSATDYVYISTPYLMPTDDIVTALKTSALGGIDVRIIVPGLSDAITPKWGTNSYVEELLEAGVKVYFYKAGFTHSKVIVSDGVFSSVGTANLDFRSLETNFEVNAMIYDEEIAKVLTNQFLEDQEKSELVILEEWQKRPRINKIKESFARILAPML